A stretch of Bos taurus isolate L1 Dominette 01449 registration number 42190680 breed Hereford chromosome 5, ARS-UCD2.0, whole genome shotgun sequence DNA encodes these proteins:
- the UPK3A gene encoding uroplakin-3a precursor: MPPLWVVLALGCLRLGSGVNLQPQLASVTFATNNPTLTTVALEKPLCMFDSSAALHGTYEVYLYVLVDSASFRNASVQDSTKTPLSSTFQQTQGGRTGPYKAAAFDLTPCSDSPSLDAVRDVSRASEILNAYLIRVGTNGTCLLDPNFQGLCNPPLSAATEYRFKYVLVNMSSGLVQDQTLWSDPIRTDRLTLYSAIDTWPGRRSGGMIVITSILGSLPFFLLIGFAGAIVLSLVDRGDADGATSHDSQITQEAVPKSLGTSEPSYTSVNRGPSLDRAEVYASKLQD; encoded by the exons ATGCCTCCGCTCTGGGTagtgctggccctgggctgcctgcgaCTTGGCTCCG GTGTGAACCTCCAGCCCCAACTGGCTAGTGTGACCTTTGCCACCAACAACCCCACCCTCACCACGGTGGCCTTGGAAAAGCCCCTCTGCATGTTTGACAGCTCAGCGGCCCTCCACGGCACCTACGAGGTCTACCTCTATGTGCTGGTTGACTCGG CCAGCTTCAGGAACGCCTCTGTGCAGGACAGCACCAAGACCCCTCTCAGCTCGACGTTCCAACAGACCCAGGGGGGGAGGACAGGGCCCTACAAGGCCGCGGCCTTTGACCTGACCCCGTGCAGCGACTCGCCCAGCTTGGATGCTGTCCGGGATGTGTCCCGGGCCTCGGAGATCCTGAACGCCTACCTGATCAGGGTGGGCACCAACGGGACCTGCCTGTTGGACCCCAACTTCCAGGGCCTCTGCAACCCACCCCTGTCTGCAGCCACGGAATACAG GTTCAAGTACGTCCTGGTCAATATGTCCTCGGGCTTGGTGCAGGACCAGACCCTGTGGTCGGACCCCATCCGCACCGACCGGC TCACCCTGTACTCGGCGATAGACACGTGGCCCGGCCGGCGGAGCGGGGGTATGATCGTCATCACGTCCATCCTGGGCTCCCTGCCCTTCTTCCTGCTCATCGGCTTTGCTGGCGCCATCGTCCTCAGCCTCGT GGACAGGGGCGATGCTGACGGGGCAACAAGCCACGACTCCCAGATCACGCAGGAGGCTGTCCCCAAGTCCCTGGGGACCTCGGAGCCCTCATACACGTCTGTGAACCGGGGGCCGTCCCTGGACAGGGCCGAGGTGTACGCCAGCAAGCTCCAGGACTGA